One genomic region from Aliarcobacter cryaerophilus ATCC 43158 encodes:
- a CDS encoding fatty acid cis/trans isomerase has translation MKLQLIIVFIFSFLFWGCSSKPLDPVTFDIVNKEISFTKDIKPILDNRCVSCHSCYNSPCQLNLGSFAGLDRGASKDLVYATRIKSVNPTRLFVDALNTKGWRDKSFFSMTDKMEDTNASIMMQYLFEKDKNPNLEGNYSPETDKLSCVKNKEELENYLDVNPHKSMPYGFPALSKDEYNILMTWLDNGAIDDTLKDTVSDFEKSQIKKYEDFLNNRSIKNQVTARYIYEHLFLAHISFDDNSKNFFQIIRSSTPYGYEPKIIPTRLPYDEIKEKFYYRLQKVEGTIVHKTHMVVKFNDEKLKFYNDTFIKPNWEEEPYLISYNEHSAPNALAVFEQIPAKSRYEFLLNDIYFFINTFIKGPVCKGQVALNVIQDHFWVMFMDPEYDVSVIDKNFLKDNYNYLKIPNQLGEDPGLYETFKNLGHEKETKKYQEDRANIYKKYYPDGMKLEHIRKSKNPYHNDSVLTVYRHFDTASLQYGAVGSVPKTLWVIDFPLLERVYYSLVAGFDVFGNTAHQLLVRTHMDRLRVEGENNFLEFLPQKSRIGYFNSWYIGWLAKYLTVYSPSKNETGIKYYSNDYKYEFTNMVLDYTKTKRDKINFLEKAYKPTPLRDSYNTKEEIEESFKSLAAPGSTKITKHFTDRDANAILIRIIMDNGENLIYSMIINRWHDNVALMFNEESRLDPTKDDIDFIEGFVSSYPSMFIVLKQNEILDFFNTIKNYESKIKLKEHIRYYTINRANPNFWEHFDWFDNEFKKSNALEYGLFDLNRYYSATKNDDN, from the coding sequence ATGAAGCTTCAACTCATTATTGTATTTATTTTTTCATTCTTATTTTGGGGATGTTCAAGTAAACCCCTTGATCCTGTAACTTTTGATATAGTTAACAAAGAAATATCTTTTACCAAAGATATAAAACCTATTTTAGATAATAGATGTGTATCTTGTCACTCTTGTTATAACTCCCCTTGTCAGCTAAATTTAGGATCATTTGCAGGGCTTGATAGAGGTGCCTCAAAAGATTTAGTTTATGCTACAAGAATAAAATCTGTAAATCCAACTAGACTTTTTGTTGATGCTTTGAATACTAAAGGTTGGAGAGATAAAAGTTTTTTTTCTATGACTGATAAGATGGAAGATACAAATGCTTCTATTATGATGCAGTATCTTTTTGAAAAAGATAAAAATCCAAATTTAGAAGGTAATTATTCTCCTGAAACAGATAAGTTATCTTGTGTAAAAAATAAAGAAGAGCTTGAAAATTATCTTGATGTAAATCCACACAAATCAATGCCTTATGGTTTTCCAGCTTTATCAAAAGATGAATACAATATTTTGATGACTTGGCTTGATAATGGAGCAATAGATGATACTTTAAAAGATACTGTAAGTGATTTTGAAAAATCCCAAATAAAAAAATATGAAGATTTTTTAAATAATAGAAGCATAAAAAATCAGGTAACAGCAAGATATATCTATGAGCATCTATTTTTGGCTCACATCTCTTTTGATGATAATAGTAAAAACTTTTTTCAAATAATTCGTTCTAGTACTCCATATGGATATGAACCAAAGATTATTCCTACTAGACTTCCTTATGACGAGATAAAAGAGAAGTTTTATTATAGATTGCAAAAAGTTGAAGGAACAATTGTTCATAAAACTCATATGGTTGTTAAGTTTAATGATGAAAAATTAAAATTTTATAATGATACTTTTATAAAACCAAATTGGGAAGAAGAGCCTTATTTAATATCTTATAATGAACATTCTGCTCCAAACGCACTAGCAGTATTTGAACAAATTCCAGCAAAAAGTAGATATGAGTTTTTACTAAATGATATATATTTTTTTATAAATACATTTATCAAAGGTCCTGTTTGTAAAGGACAAGTTGCATTAAATGTAATTCAAGATCACTTTTGGGTAATGTTTATGGATCCAGAATATGATGTTAGTGTAATAGATAAAAACTTTTTAAAAGATAACTATAATTATCTTAAAATCCCAAATCAGTTAGGAGAAGATCCTGGACTATATGAAACTTTTAAAAACTTAGGGCATGAAAAAGAGACAAAAAAATATCAAGAAGATAGAGCAAATATTTATAAAAAATATTATCCAGATGGAATGAAGCTAGAGCATATTAGAAAAAGTAAGAATCCATATCATAATGATTCTGTATTGACTGTTTATAGGCATTTTGACACAGCCTCACTTCAATATGGAGCAGTAGGAAGTGTTCCAAAAACTCTTTGGGTTATAGATTTTCCTCTGTTAGAAAGAGTATATTACTCTTTAGTTGCAGGTTTTGATGTATTTGGTAATACTGCTCATCAGTTATTAGTAAGAACTCATATGGATAGATTAAGAGTAGAAGGAGAGAATAATTTTTTGGAGTTTTTACCCCAAAAAAGTAGAATTGGTTATTTTAACTCTTGGTATATTGGTTGGTTAGCAAAATATCTTACAGTTTATTCTCCCTCAAAAAATGAAACAGGAATAAAATATTATTCAAATGATTATAAATATGAGTTTACAAATATGGTACTTGATTATACAAAAACAAAAAGAGATAAAATTAATTTTTTAGAAAAAGCATATAAACCGACTCCTTTGAGGGATAGTTATAATACAAAAGAGGAGATTGAAGAGAGTTTTAAATCTTTAGCAGCTCCTGGTAGTACAAAAATTACAAAGCATTTTACAGATAGAGATGCAAATGCTATTTTAATTAGAATTATTATGGATAATGGTGAAAATCTTATTTATTCAATGATTATAAATAGATGGCATGATAATGTCGCTTTGATGTTTAATGAAGAGTCAAGACTCGACCCAACAAAAGATGATATAGATTTTATTGAAGGTTTTGTAAGTTCTTATCCTAGTATGTTTATAGTTTTAAAACAAAATGAAATATTAGATTTCTTTAATACTATAAAAAATTATGAAAGCAAAATAAAATTAAAAGAGCATATTAGATATTACACAATAAATAGGGCAAATCCAAATTTCTGGGAACATTTTGATTGGTTTGATAATGAGTTTAAAAAATCAAATGCTTTGGAGTATGGATTGTTTGATTTAAATAGGTATTATTCAGCAACAAAAAATGATGATAACTAG
- a CDS encoding aspartate carbamoyltransferase catalytic subunit encodes MKHLIRTSDFTKEEIFKIFDDAREFKATKFSRILEGKIIVTLFFENSTRTRSSFEIAAKRLGAEVVNLDVGTSSQKKGETMYDTVSNINAMNPDAIIIRHSVHGLPESLIGYVDCPIINAGDGRHSHPTQALLDLFTINEYFDGKTEGKKIAIVGDVKNSRVAGSNRRLLPRFGIDVNLVAPDCFKYEGDEFKQFDNIQDIVDDMDIVMSLRSQLERHNITYFESLQEYAKDFCITSELMERKEFLLLHPGPVNRNIDITDEVLKHPRCKVLEQVTNGVAIRAAILKKLILEDK; translated from the coding sequence ATGAAACACCTAATTCGTACTTCCGACTTTACAAAAGAAGAAATATTTAAAATTTTTGATGATGCTAGAGAGTTTAAAGCTACTAAATTTAGCAGAATTTTAGAAGGTAAAATTATTGTTACACTATTTTTTGAAAATTCAACAAGAACGAGAAGCTCTTTTGAAATAGCTGCAAAAAGACTAGGAGCTGAAGTTGTAAATCTTGATGTTGGTACATCTTCACAAAAAAAAGGTGAAACAATGTACGATACTGTTTCAAATATAAATGCGATGAACCCAGATGCAATAATTATTAGACATAGTGTTCATGGACTTCCAGAAAGTTTGATAGGTTATGTTGATTGTCCTATAATAAATGCAGGTGATGGAAGACACTCACATCCAACTCAAGCTTTATTAGACCTTTTTACAATTAATGAATATTTTGATGGAAAAACTGAAGGTAAAAAAATAGCAATTGTAGGTGATGTAAAAAATTCAAGAGTTGCAGGAAGTAATAGAAGATTACTACCTAGATTTGGAATAGACGTAAATTTAGTAGCTCCTGACTGTTTTAAATACGAAGGAGATGAATTTAAACAGTTTGATAATATTCAAGATATAGTTGATGATATGGATATTGTTATGAGTTTAAGAAGCCAACTAGAACGCCACAATATTACATATTTTGAATCACTTCAAGAGTATGCAAAAGATTTTTGTATTACAAGTGAATTAATGGAGAGAAAAGAGTTTTTACTTCTTCATCCAGGACCAGTAAACAGAAATATTGATATAACTGATGAAGTTTTAAAACATCCAAGATGCAAAGTTTTAGAGCAAGTTACAAATGGAGTTGCAATAAGAGCTGCTATTTTGAAAAAACTAATCCTAGAGGATAAATAA
- a CDS encoding aminodeoxychorismate synthase component I, whose amino-acid sequence MSYDLKKIYIEKLNNLSQNIKFEIDSKNIKNIKDYTLKKYPISFKEYKIKFDLIQDEIKKGNSYLLNLTTKTKIDTNLSLDEIYEAASSLLKLRVKIDDLDFVCFSPEKFIDIKDNKIYTYPMKGTIDTNLDDAKNLLLNSKKELAEHTMVVDLLRNDLGKVAKNIKVEEFRTFSKISTKNSELFQTSSIISGDLENNWQEKIGDIFSNILPAGSITGTPKKSTIEILKNIESYERGFYSGIFGVFDGINLQSFVLIRFIENINKELFYKSGGGITSDSITKQEYEELLNKVYLPF is encoded by the coding sequence ATCTCATATGATTTAAAAAAAATATATATAGAAAAACTAAACAATCTCTCACAAAATATAAAATTTGAAATAGATAGTAAAAATATAAAAAATATAAAAGATTATACTTTAAAGAAATATCCAATTAGTTTCAAAGAGTACAAAATAAAATTTGATTTAATTCAAGATGAGATAAAAAAGGGAAATAGCTATCTATTAAATTTAACTACAAAAACAAAAATAGATACAAACCTAAGTTTAGATGAGATTTATGAAGCAGCGAGTTCTTTGTTAAAACTAAGAGTAAAAATAGATGATTTAGATTTTGTATGCTTTAGCCCTGAAAAATTTATAGATATAAAAGATAATAAAATCTATACATATCCTATGAAAGGAACTATTGATACAAATTTAGATGATGCAAAAAATCTATTACTTAACAGTAAAAAAGAGTTAGCAGAACATACTATGGTTGTTGATTTACTAAGAAATGATTTAGGAAAAGTTGCAAAAAATATAAAAGTGGAAGAGTTTAGAACTTTTAGTAAAATAAGTACAAAAAATAGTGAACTTTTTCAAACAAGCTCAATTATTTCTGGAGATTTAGAAAACAATTGGCAAGAAAAAATAGGAGATATTTTTTCAAATATTCTTCCTGCTGGAAGTATTACAGGTACTCCAAAAAAATCTACCATAGAAATTTTAAAAAATATAGAAAGCTATGAAAGAGGATTTTATAGTGGAATTTTTGGTGTTTTTGATGGAATAAATCTTCAAAGTTTTGTACTCATTAGATTTATTGAAAATATAAACAAAGAACTCTTCTATAAAAGTGGTGGTGGAATTACAAGTGACAGCATTACAAAACAAGAGTATGAAGAACTTTTAAATAAAGTTTATCTACCATTTTAA
- a CDS encoding aminotransferase class IV family protein has protein sequence MFFETIKCNDFEIFNLEYHQKRVAKTIGKNFDLQEYINPPTNELLRCKIVYNKDEILSVDYFPYQRREIKSFKIVVDNGLDYSKKYLNRDKLDELFFKKDSCDEIIIVKNGIVTDTTIANIAIFYDGVWITSKNCLLEGTSRAKLIEKKEILEKDISLDMLKNSSKIALMNAMIDFYEIKDFRIED, from the coding sequence ATGTTTTTTGAAACAATAAAATGTAATGATTTTGAGATTTTTAATTTAGAGTATCATCAAAAAAGAGTTGCAAAAACTATTGGGAAAAATTTTGATTTACAAGAGTATATAAATCCACCAACAAATGAACTTTTGAGATGTAAAATAGTTTACAACAAAGATGAGATTTTAAGTGTAGATTATTTTCCTTATCAAAGAAGAGAGATAAAAAGCTTTAAAATAGTAGTTGATAACGGTTTAGATTACTCAAAAAAATATCTAAATAGAGATAAACTAGATGAGCTATTTTTTAAAAAAGATAGTTGCGATGAGATAATTATTGTAAAAAATGGAATAGTTACGGATACAACAATTGCAAATATAGCTATATTTTATGATGGAGTTTGGATTACATCAAAGAATTGCTTACTTGAAGGAACTTCAAGAGCAAAATTGATTGAAAAAAAAGAGATACTTGAAAAAGATATAAGCTTGGATATGCTAAAAAATAGTTCTAAAATTGCACTTATGAATGCTATGATAGATTTTTATGAGATAAAAGATTTTAGAATAGAAGATTAG
- a CDS encoding carbamoyl phosphate synthase small subunit — translation MQKVYIYLENGIFLEANSFGADTTAVGKLVYNNSTFGQQEIITDPSNNGLFINFTAVEIGNTGANRVDMESSKAHAKGIIVRNYHDFYSNYRADMSLKDFLIEQNVVGICDIDTRFLTKIVREEGSMMMIASTQISSKDELAKKLSEAKKYDEINFVKESSTKEAYIHKSGVWNHETGEYNKAQMSDKKVLVIDYGVKKSFLNELVELGFEVEVVPSSTKAEDIINNFKAGKISGVVLSSGAGNPNILTDEIAEIKILIDENIPMLAVGLGHYLLALASGVKVDKIKSIKYGSHPIRGEKTVEICSINGDFKISEDIKNIADVTHIKVFNDTAAALKYKNKNEISSEFTPTSNSSICKEFSQMAK, via the coding sequence ATGCAAAAAGTATATATTTATTTAGAAAACGGGATATTTTTAGAGGCAAACTCTTTTGGTGCAGATACAACTGCTGTTGGAAAACTGGTTTATAATAACTCAACATTTGGACAACAAGAGATTATTACAGACCCTTCAAATAATGGCTTATTTATCAATTTTACAGCTGTAGAAATAGGAAATACAGGTGCAAATAGAGTTGATATGGAAAGTTCTAAAGCTCATGCAAAAGGTATAATTGTGAGAAATTATCATGATTTTTATTCAAACTATAGAGCCGATATGAGTCTAAAAGATTTTTTAATAGAGCAAAATGTTGTTGGAATTTGTGATATTGATACAAGATTCTTGACAAAAATCGTAAGAGAAGAGGGAAGTATGATGATGATTGCATCTACACAAATCTCTTCAAAAGATGAACTAGCAAAAAAATTAAGTGAAGCAAAAAAATATGATGAAATCAATTTTGTAAAAGAGAGCTCAACAAAAGAGGCTTATATTCATAAATCAGGTGTTTGGAATCATGAAACTGGAGAGTATAATAAAGCACAAATGAGTGATAAAAAAGTTCTAGTAATTGATTATGGAGTTAAAAAGTCATTTTTAAATGAACTTGTTGAGTTAGGATTTGAAGTTGAAGTAGTTCCCTCTTCTACAAAGGCAGAAGATATAATCAACAACTTTAAAGCAGGTAAAATAAGTGGAGTAGTTTTAAGTAGTGGTGCTGGAAATCCAAATATTTTAACTGATGAAATAGCTGAAATAAAAATATTAATAGATGAAAATATTCCAATGCTTGCAGTTGGTTTAGGACACTACTTACTTGCACTTGCAAGTGGTGTAAAAGTAGATAAGATTAAATCTATTAAATATGGAAGCCACCCTATTAGAGGTGAGAAAACTGTAGAGATTTGTAGTATAAATGGTGATTTTAAGATAAGCGAAGATATTAAAAATATTGCAGATGTAACTCATATTAAAGTATTTAATGATACTGCTGCTGCTTTAAAATATAAAAATAAGAATGAAATAAGTAGTGAATTTACACCAACTTCAAACTCTAGTATTTGTAAAGAGTTTTCTCAAATGGCAAAATAG
- a CDS encoding DUF507 family protein: MRLKLHQTTYLSRRITRDLITCDFIEARKDKSSIEEQVERILDEDILKEQSLDEKVEEILDSQTDEIEYLNADRRQLFWMTKKRLANDFGVILNNEDRFSDIAHKILDYLWEEDYIHFTCSDNQIKNVIFGSLDDFIKGFEKADGEVLAKLKNYKRKLIPGTEDYDLVYHRLYEEELIKRGLI; the protein is encoded by the coding sequence ATGAGATTAAAGCTACACCAAACTACATACCTTTCAAGAAGAATTACGAGAGATTTAATCACTTGTGATTTCATAGAAGCAAGAAAAGACAAATCTAGTATAGAAGAGCAAGTTGAAAGAATTTTAGATGAAGATATTCTTAAAGAGCAATCTTTGGATGAAAAAGTAGAAGAGATTTTAGATTCTCAAACAGACGAAATTGAGTATCTAAATGCTGATAGAAGGCAACTTTTCTGGATGACAAAAAAAAGACTTGCAAATGATTTTGGAGTTATTTTAAACAATGAAGATAGATTCTCTGATATTGCTCACAAAATATTAGATTATCTATGGGAGGAGGATTATATACATTTTACTTGTTCAGATAACCAAATAAAAAATGTGATATTTGGTTCTTTGGATGATTTCATTAAAGGGTTTGAAAAAGCAGATGGTGAAGTATTAGCTAAACTTAAAAATTATAAAAGAAAGCTAATTCCAGGTACTGAGGACTATGATTTGGTTTATCATAGACTTTATGAAGAAGAGTTAATAAAAAGAGGATTAATTTGA
- a CDS encoding adenylosuccinate synthase — protein MKADVIVGIQWGDEGKGKIVDMLAQKYDMVCRSQGGHNAGHTIWVDGVKYVLQLIPSGILNPKAINIIGNGVVVSPSNILKEMSQFGSLVGRLYISDKAHLNLPFHALIDQAKERLKGEKAIGTTGKGIGPTYSEKVSRNGFRAGDLLNPSKLCDDILEYFEQNRAIFDVLDIKTPTKIELLNELEDYSSKLAPYITNTTNMVWKALDNNKKVLLEGAQGTLLDIDHGTYPYVTSSSTVSGGACTGLGLNPKDIGDITGIVKAYCTRVGNGPFPTEDFTDYGKTMGEVGKEFGAVTGRKRRCGWFDAVAVRYASRLNGCDKLALMKLDVLDGFDKIKVCVAYYYNGEKIDYMPSNMDNVEAIYEEIDGWDSVVGIRKYEDLPINAKKYIEKIEEITNVKVGIISTSPERDDTILRG, from the coding sequence ATGAAAGCAGATGTAATAGTTGGAATTCAATGGGGAGATGAAGGCAAGGGTAAAATAGTTGATATGCTTGCTCAAAAGTATGATATGGTTTGTAGAAGTCAAGGTGGACATAATGCTGGTCATACAATTTGGGTTGATGGTGTAAAATATGTACTTCAGTTAATTCCTTCAGGAATTTTAAATCCGAAAGCTATAAATATTATTGGAAATGGAGTTGTTGTATCTCCTTCAAATATATTAAAAGAGATGAGTCAATTTGGAAGCTTAGTTGGAAGATTGTATATTTCTGATAAAGCTCATTTAAACTTACCATTTCATGCTTTAATTGATCAAGCAAAAGAGAGATTAAAAGGTGAAAAAGCTATTGGAACAACAGGAAAAGGAATAGGACCAACATACTCTGAAAAGGTAAGTCGTAATGGCTTTAGAGCAGGAGATTTATTAAATCCTTCAAAACTATGTGATGATATTTTGGAATATTTTGAACAAAATAGAGCTATCTTTGATGTTTTAGATATTAAAACACCTACAAAAATTGAACTTTTAAATGAGCTTGAAGATTATAGTTCTAAACTAGCACCATATATTACAAATACTACAAACATGGTTTGGAAAGCACTTGATAACAACAAAAAAGTTTTACTTGAAGGAGCACAAGGAACTCTTCTTGATATTGATCATGGAACATATCCTTATGTTACATCTTCAAGTACAGTTAGTGGTGGAGCTTGTACAGGTTTGGGATTAAACCCAAAAGATATTGGAGATATAACAGGAATAGTAAAAGCTTACTGTACAAGAGTTGGGAATGGTCCATTTCCAACAGAAGATTTCACTGATTATGGAAAAACTATGGGTGAAGTTGGAAAAGAGTTTGGAGCAGTAACTGGAAGAAAAAGAAGATGTGGTTGGTTTGATGCCGTTGCAGTTAGATATGCAAGTAGATTGAATGGTTGTGATAAATTGGCACTTATGAAGCTAGATGTTTTAGATGGTTTTGATAAAATTAAAGTTTGTGTGGCATATTATTATAATGGAGAGAAAATAGATTATATGCCATCAAATATGGATAATGTAGAAGCTATTTATGAAGAAATAGATGGTTGGGATAGCGTTGTTGGAATTAGAAAATATGAAGATTTACCAATAAATGCAAAAAAATATATAGAAAAAATTGAAGAGATAACAAATGTAAAGGTTGGAATAATTTCAACTTCACCAGAACGAGATGATACAATTTTAAGGGGATAA
- a CDS encoding ATP phosphoribosyltransferase regulatory subunit, translated as MIFEHEIPKGSRLYFGKTAKAKRVLENSVCEILEKNGFEEILTPNFSYSQHQSIEDNKKLIKFSDEENEQVSLRADSTLDVVRIITKRLGRATNHRKWFYVQPIFSYPSKEDYQIGCEWIEHNNISDIMNLTADILRAIKIEPILQISNINIPKLISTELNISIDILKNGEISELLKLNCDWLNSLLRVKDIKSLESIIEVVPNILKKELETLLEKSREVNYSNIIIAPMYYGSLKYYNGVYYRVIDKNLVLCRGGMYETDGISSLGFALYTDNLLKMLEG; from the coding sequence ATGATTTTTGAACACGAAATTCCAAAAGGTAGCAGACTTTATTTTGGTAAAACAGCAAAAGCAAAAAGAGTTTTAGAAAATAGTGTTTGTGAAATTTTGGAGAAAAATGGATTTGAAGAGATTCTAACTCCAAATTTTTCATATTCTCAGCATCAATCTATTGAAGATAATAAAAAACTAATAAAATTTTCAGATGAAGAAAATGAACAAGTTTCTTTAAGAGCTGATTCTACTTTAGATGTTGTAAGAATTATTACAAAAAGATTAGGAAGAGCTACAAACCATAGAAAATGGTTTTATGTGCAACCTATTTTTTCTTATCCATCAAAAGAGGATTACCAAATTGGTTGTGAATGGATAGAGCACAATAATATATCTGATATTATGAATTTAACAGCAGATATTTTAAGAGCTATAAAAATAGAGCCAATTTTACAAATATCAAATATAAATATACCAAAATTAATAAGTACAGAGTTAAATATTAGTATTGATATCCTTAAAAATGGTGAAATATCTGAACTTTTAAAGTTAAATTGTGATTGGTTAAATAGCCTTTTGAGAGTAAAAGATATAAAAAGCTTAGAAAGTATTATAGAAGTAGTACCAAATATTTTAAAAAAAGAGCTAGAGACTCTTTTGGAAAAATCAAGAGAGGTGAATTACTCAAATATTATTATTGCACCTATGTATTATGGAAGTTTAAAATACTATAATGGTGTTTATTATAGAGTAATAGATAAAAATTTAGTTTTATGTAGAGGTGGAATGTACGAGACTGATGGAATTAGCTCTCTAGGTTTTGCGCTATACACAGATAATTTATTAAAAATGTTAGAGGGATAA
- a CDS encoding pyridoxal-phosphate-dependent aminotransferase family protein has protein sequence MLLTPGPTPVPEFARKAMSDITMHHRTKEFEAIFEKTRNLLIEIYNMPEVLMLASSGTGAMEACITNFTRKKALTINSGKFGERFGKICKAFNIEYTELKNEWNTPVSVEDVINTIKNDSSIDAIFIQVCESAGGLRHPVEEIAKEVKKINSEIIVVADGITALGVEKIDVTNIDALITGSQKAFMLPPGLAMIGLSQKAVEKIEEKSAGYYFNLATELKNQRKNTTAWTAATTLIMGLEAILVELKKVGFDNLYNKTALRAKATQEALKAIGFEIYPKTPANAMTTVYTEQSNEIRKILKNKYNVDIAGGQDHLSGKIFRINHMGLVEDFEASWAVNAIELVMDELNIRTFDGTANRVFAQTFYKGN, from the coding sequence ATGTTATTAACACCAGGACCAACTCCTGTACCAGAATTTGCAAGAAAAGCTATGAGTGATATTACGATGCATCATAGAACAAAAGAGTTTGAAGCAATTTTTGAGAAAACTAGAAATCTTTTAATCGAAATTTATAATATGCCAGAAGTTTTAATGTTAGCTTCAAGTGGAACTGGAGCTATGGAAGCTTGTATCACTAATTTTACTAGAAAAAAAGCACTTACAATTAACTCTGGAAAGTTTGGAGAGAGATTTGGAAAGATCTGTAAGGCTTTTAATATTGAATATACTGAATTAAAAAATGAGTGGAATACACCTGTTAGCGTTGAAGATGTAATAAATACAATAAAAAATGATTCAAGTATTGATGCTATATTTATTCAAGTATGTGAAAGTGCTGGAGGATTGAGACATCCTGTTGAAGAAATAGCAAAAGAAGTTAAAAAAATAAACTCAGAAATAATAGTTGTAGCAGATGGAATTACAGCTTTGGGTGTTGAAAAAATCGATGTTACAAATATTGATGCACTTATTACTGGAAGTCAAAAAGCATTTATGCTTCCTCCTGGACTTGCAATGATTGGATTATCACAAAAAGCAGTTGAAAAAATAGAAGAAAAATCAGCTGGGTATTATTTTAATCTTGCAACGGAATTAAAAAATCAAAGAAAAAATACAACAGCTTGGACAGCTGCAACTACATTGATTATGGGCTTAGAAGCTATTTTAGTTGAATTAAAAAAAGTAGGATTTGATAATTTATATAATAAAACAGCTCTAAGAGCAAAAGCGACTCAAGAAGCATTAAAAGCTATTGGTTTTGAAATATATCCAAAAACTCCAGCAAATGCTATGACAACAGTATATACAGAACAATCAAATGAGATTAGAAAAATTTTGAAAAATAAATATAATGTTGATATCGCTGGTGGGCAAGATCATTTATCTGGAAAAATTTTTAGAATTAATCACATGGGATTAGTTGAAGATTTTGAAGCTTCTTGGGCTGTAAATGCGATTGAGTTAGTTATGGATGAGTTAAATATTAGAACATTTGATGGGACTGCAAACAGAGTTTTTGCACAAACATTTTATAAAGGAAATTAA
- a CDS encoding YceI family protein has translation MKATKILFSILLLTPFLFAKEFVVNSKNSKANFQLTYKKTNIVDGSFQDISGLIIFDEKENIIKSIKGSVNTDSVTTQSGELTSLIISEKILNSKKYPEIEFTAEKITDNKVFGDIKINGVKRNIEFDIENSGIFLDKLYVTMSTTLKRSYFDLFWDVLEDFGSSAVSNDIKVTINMQASLQNDLIFQHTKEKTKK, from the coding sequence ATGAAAGCAACAAAAATCTTATTCTCAATACTACTATTAACTCCTTTTCTTTTCGCAAAAGAGTTTGTTGTAAATAGTAAAAATTCAAAAGCAAATTTTCAACTAACATACAAAAAAACAAATATAGTTGATGGAAGCTTTCAAGATATTAGTGGATTGATAATTTTTGATGAAAAAGAAAATATAATAAAATCAATAAAAGGTTCTGTAAATACAGACTCAGTAACAACTCAAAGTGGCGAGTTAACTTCTTTAATAATAAGCGAAAAAATTTTAAATAGCAAAAAATACCCAGAAATTGAATTTACAGCAGAAAAAATAACTGATAATAAAGTTTTTGGAGATATTAAAATAAATGGTGTAAAAAGAAATATTGAGTTTGATATTGAAAATAGTGGTATTTTTCTTGATAAACTTTATGTAACAATGAGTACAACTTTAAAAAGAAGTTACTTTGATTTGTTTTGGGATGTTTTAGAAGATTTTGGAAGTAGTGCTGTATCAAATGATATTAAAGTAACTATAAATATGCAAGCTTCTTTACAAAATGATTTAATTTTTCAACACACAAAAGAGAAAACAAAAAAATAG
- a CDS encoding MarR family winged helix-turn-helix transcriptional regulator: MNEKSLKSYGEKADKSMKTVMRLLRVAHILNNKTELFLSKHTLTFNQFKVLEVLYHKGDLNISSITKLIMGTPGNTTVVIKNLNRDGLIESKKDPNDNRSSILSITSKGSLIMQEIFPNHARNLNEFLDILNDDELKTLYDLLNKIYKEKKD, encoded by the coding sequence ATGAACGAAAAAAGTTTAAAATCTTATGGCGAAAAAGCTGACAAGTCAATGAAAACAGTTATGAGGCTCTTAAGAGTTGCTCATATTTTAAATAACAAAACAGAACTTTTTTTGTCAAAACATACCCTTACATTTAATCAATTCAAAGTTTTAGAAGTTTTATACCACAAAGGTGACCTAAATATAAGTTCAATTACAAAACTTATTATGGGAACTCCAGGAAATACAACTGTTGTTATTAAAAATCTAAATAGAGATGGACTAATTGAGTCAAAAAAAGACCCAAATGACAATAGATCTTCAATTTTATCAATAACTTCCAAAGGAAGTTTGATAATGCAAGAGATTTTTCCAAATCATGCTAGAAATCTAAATGAGTTTTTAGATATTTTAAATGATGATGAACTAAAAACTTTATATGATTTATTAAATAAAATTTACAAAGAAAAAAAGGATTAA